The Acanthochromis polyacanthus isolate Apoly-LR-REF ecotype Palm Island chromosome 16, KAUST_Apoly_ChrSc, whole genome shotgun sequence genome segment GCTGTTTCACAGATGCTCTCATCCAGTCATTTAATTTGTCAAAATCTCTGAGATTCTGCCCATTTTTCCAGCTTGCAACACAACAAAATCAGAAACcgactgttcacttgctgcctgatGTATTCCACCCACTGACAGAAGCCATAACAACGAGATGATCAATGCTACTGCTTCATCAGTCAGTGGTTTTAACCCTAGTGTCATCTTGTGGGTcgaattgacccgttttaaagtctgaaaatgtggaaaaatatatatatatattttcacagtgaaactcctgatgtccacattttcaacatttttgggaaatctttgaacattttttggtggaaaaaaaatgttacaaatgtttctttaagaacattcacaaaaaatcaaccgaatttcgctggattttggttgatttttatgtgaaaatttttaaagaaagtattagaagttttactgatatatatgaaatcactttagctattttaggattttttggaagatttttactatttttttaaaaaatatctccaagaattttcttaccaaatttgggggattttttttaaaataaaacttttcagggaaacttttaaggaattattggaattttcttcctgaaggttttgcaaataatcagaaatttggagaatttttttgctgaatttttggatttttttttcagacaaaggaacaatatttttttgtgcccAGAAATGGgttaatgttgtggctaattagtttattcattCCTTCATTCTTCctccatttattatttattttttcctcatatgtgagtcattttattttcagtctaaACCTTCAGACCTGCAGTCTTCTTTTGAAACCATCAGCAGCCTCGAATTATTGGACCACAAATTCTCCATGACCTCACAAAGGCACGCGATGATCAGAAGTGTTTTTGGATTGAACTGCAGCTGTGATGTTGTTTAATCTCCTCTGTCCTTGGTAGTCTGGCAGAGTGGAGGAAATGCTGATAAATGTAGCTGTAAACGTCCAAACATCTCCCAGCAGCGTGTCTGAGCGCCACAGGGGAGCAATCAGTGTCTTACTTTTCACAGTCGCTCGCTGTCTTCTTGTGTTTCTGCCTCCGAGGTCTGTTCTTGATAGACTCGGTGATGCTGTGGAGGAAGAGCAAAGTGCAATAAACATACAGATGTGTTCAAATCTGACAGATAAAATGCTCGTTTCCTAACCTTTTATGATTTTGAAGTGGCTGCCGTTCTCTAAAAAGAATAAAGTATCTCagttattcaaaaaaaaaatctgtctgctTCTGGTGTTTATTAGAAAGATGTTCAGTAATTTACCTGCATTCACATCTCTGATGTTCTACAAATGTGAGTTCGACAGGTTGTGCAGACGCCGGGGGGAGAATCCTCATCATCTGAGAGACAAACATCCAGCCATTTGCTCAACAGTTTGCATCTGTCTTTTTCAGTTGTGACTACTTCTAATGAAACTGTcaacaaaacagattttaaaaactttaaatccTGAAGTCAAAGTGGAGAAAAATTAAGCTGTCAAGCCATTTCTATTAATTTACTGCAATTTGAATGCTcttttaaatgcacaaatttTTTGAGGGCAAATTTAATAGAAttaattttttctgtgattttagcagctttcatttttacttAAGACAACAGgcaaaagctgtaaaataacaataaattgctaaaaaaaaaaaaaaacagaaggtaaaaattatttttcaaaacagGATACAGCAAAATATGACCACTAGTTCCTTCCTTTCTGATCCATCCTGACCCACCTGCAGAGTGACGTTGCGTTCAAGCGTCGGATGACATTCCAGCTCCTCGTTGATGCAGCATCCGGAGCATCTCCAGAGCGGCACACAGGCGGGTTTGTACAGAAACTCCACCTCCTCTGGAAACTCTTGCTCCACATACACCAGCTGCTCCATCGGCCGACAATGGCTCTTCTCCAGAACCTCCTTGAACGTCATCACTGCAGGAGAACGTTTGTCTTTACTGCACCAGGTGGAAAAGTCAGAGGGGAGTGGAGAGGAGCATCGTCCTTACCTGTGTTACCTGTGGAGTTACTCTCAGGTGGAAGGTGAagcatctgtaaaaaaaaacatagatcAAACCTTCAGTGTTTCATAGAATCGATGCACACAATCCAGAAAACCCTGAAAAGCAACTAAACATGTCTACTCAAATAGAAAAATGAAGTACAATGTTGAGATaccttcattttatttaaatatttccattttctgcaaCATTATACTTCACCCCCTTTACATTTAATACTATACTTTGTACTCTATtgcatttatctgacagctgtAGTTACTTAAAGGACAGATGTGCTGCTAGAGGGTCAGCACAGAACAGAAGattatcatttttaaacaaatttatttATGTCGCGCCTTATCACACACAGAGGCTATTTCAAAATGCTTTACATATATATAGCAtccaaataaatgaatgaatgaatgaatgaatgaataagaaTGAAATTAACTTTAGACACCACATACAAGTTGGATGAAATATAATAGATTAActcaaattaattaaataaaagagTAGACAAGTATGATCGAAGCTTGTCTGCACTTTTAGAACAGCATTTATTACCTAAAAGAAGTGAAGAAGAATTGCTATTGTTGAATTGTTAGCCAACTACTTCTTCACAGAACTTTATTTTGCCTTCAAGtagaacattctgggaactaaaagCTAAATTTCCTGCTGAAAACATCACTAGAACTTTGCAGAGCTTCCTCacaatgtttttaaaacaaacaaattctaGCTGAGAAGTAGATTTACTGCTCGAATGACACACAAAGGACTTGAGACACTGAGTACTTAAGCATTTAATTAGGGATTTCCTCTAATTATTGTTCAATTAGCTTTACTAACAAAGCCGCCGTTTCAAAAGGAAGGTTTAAATCAGTGGATAACACAACAAGAATTAAAATACAGCTGAATAAAGCAGGGATTTCTAACATTCTGGACTTCTTCTGGAAAGCAATGTGCAGTCACGGTCACATGTTTGATGTCTGCGAGTCGTTAAAAGCTCCAACAAATTGCTAGATTTCAGGAAATATTCAAATGATCCAACATCTCAGCAAAAATCACAGATTAGAGATtggttttctttgcttttccttCGCTCTGCTCCACCAAATAGCGACTTTTCCCTCAAAACATCCGCTTCATGTATATAAATGACCCAATATCTCAGCAAAAATGATAGATTCGTGTgtcaaaatgttgatttttcttcttttctctctcattaGCCATGCTTGGAGCCTCAGATTTATCTTCTGTGCCTAAATATAAAACTGGATTCAAAGACCTCCAACAgcgacacactgatgcttcactattAAAAATTTAACAATAGTCATAATACTTACAGTCAGAAAAAGAGAGGAGTATCAATACTATTCTCAAAGAAATTGAGGGTTCAAATACATAGAGAATATAAAGATGATGAAGGACGAATCTTGTTATTACAAATAAATGTAGATGGACAGGACATGATCATAGGGAACATATACGCACCTAACATTGAGGATCCTGACTTCTTCCTTCAGCTGAAAAAGACTGTGTTAGACTTTGGGGACTTTCCCATTATTCTAGGTGGAGATTTCAACCAAGTACTAGACACTTTATTGGATAAATCCGGGAGCTCCACcactaaacaaaataaaacactcgCTTCTATAAAAATCCTTTGCAAAGATATCGGCATTCACGATATATGGAGATTAATGAATCCCACAGCTCGAGATTACACGTTCTATTCAAATAGACACTCAGTCTATAGCCGTATAGATTATTTTCTGATGTCTCATTCTCTTATAGAAAAAGTGGCGAATTGCGAAATTGGTGTAATAGCGATTACTGATCATGCCCCAATAGAACTGACTCTACATTTAGACATGCAAAAGGAGAGAGCTACAGGTTGGAGAATGAACACCTCTGTCTTACACGATAAAGAATTCTGTGCATCTCTCAAAGAGAATATCAAAACATTTTTCGAATTAAACACCGGAACTGCGTCACCAAACTG includes the following:
- the LOC110951398 gene encoding vascular endothelial growth factor A-like isoform X1, whose product is MQSLLRLLLVLVTQLIPAQMLHLPPESNSTGNTVMTFKEVLEKSHCRPMEQLVYVEQEFPEEVEFLYKPACVPLWRCSGCCINEELECHPTLERNVTLQMMRILPPASAQPVELTFVEHQRCECRERQPLQNHKSITESIKNRPRRQKHKKTASDCEKCQSPQNKINPH
- the LOC110951398 gene encoding vascular endothelial growth factor A-like isoform X2 — translated: MQSLLRLLLVLVTQLIPAQMLHLPPESNSTGNTVMTFKEVLEKSHCRPMEQLVYVEQEFPEEVEFLYKPACVPLWRCSGCCINEELECHPTLERNVTLQMMRILPPASAQPVELTFVEHQRCECSITESIKNRPRRQKHKKTASDCEKCQSPQNKINPH